A window of Castanea sativa cultivar Marrone di Chiusa Pesio chromosome 1, ASM4071231v1 contains these coding sequences:
- the LOC142637267 gene encoding putative methyltransferase At1g29790 — MGSGADQDFQSQREQAHQQQQSHDKKYKLKMLLLIIITNLLTIYIFTAPFYFNLSVYSCTSLLHDLNSTKSQLAPSHSIIAELLQKLSSTNLLSQALLIELTRQHDELSSTNRAHESIKLGYDIDSRIHIPDELMLAIGPHELPLGYSPQMGSDEVYPPVGAGCFKFPEELVQYMTYDIGDQCPIDDVLVQRLMLKGCEPLPRRRCRPKSPANYVEPTTFPDSLWATPPDTSIIWDPYTCKSYRCLIERKNAPGYFDCKNCFDLKGREKSQWLFDDGGLDYGIDHVLNTKPHGTIRIGLDIGGGTATFAARMRERNVTIITSTLNLDGPFNSFIASRGLIPIHVSVAQRLPFFENTLDIVHSIHILSNWIPETMLEFTLYDIYRVLRPGGLFWLDHFFCQGSQLNATYIPMLDRIGFKKLRWNASRKLDRGIHKNEWYFSALLEKPMK, encoded by the coding sequence atgggaagtggagCTGATCAAGACTTCCAAAGCCAAAGAGAGCAGgcacatcaacaacaacagtCCCATGACAAAAAGTACAAGCTCAAGATGCTTTTGCTTATTATAATCACCAATCTCCTCACCATATACATCTTCACTGCTCCTTTCTACTTCAACTTATCTGTCTACTCCTGCACCTCTCTCTTGCACGACCTTAACTCCACCAAATCCCAGCTTGCTCCCAGTCACTCTATAATTGCTGAGCTGCTCCAAAAACTCAGTTCCACTAACTTACTCAGCCAGGCCCTACTCATCGAGCTTACACGCCAACATGACGAGTTATCTAGTACTAATCGAGCACACGAGTCCATCAAACTTGGTTATGATATTGATTCAAGAATTCACATACCTGATGAGCTTATGCTTGCAATTGGCCCTCACGAGCTTCCACTGGGGTACTCACCACAGATGGGGTCTGATGAGGTTTACCCGCCAGTTGGAGCAGGCTGCTTTAAGTTTCCAGAGGAGTTGGTGCAATATATGACATACGACATTGGAGACCAGTGTCCAATAGATGATGTTTTAGTCCAAAGGCTCATGCTTAAAGGGTGCGAACCACTTCCACGCCGGAGATGCCGTCCCAAGTCCCCTGCCAATTATGTAGAGCCAACAACATTTCCGGATAGCCTCTGGGCAACCCCACCAGACACCAGCATCATTTGGGATCCCTACACTTGTAAAAGTTACCGGTGCCTCATAGAGCGCAAGAATGCACCAGGATACTTTGACTGCAAAAATTGCTTCGACTTGAAGGGCAGAGAGAAAAGTCAGTGGCTCTTTGACGATGGAGGGCTTGATTATGGGATTGATCATGTTCTCAACACAAAACCTCATGGGACAATCCGTATAGGACTTGATATAGGAGGTGGGACTGCCACATTTGCTGCCAGAATGAGAGAACGGAATGTCACAATCATCACTAGCACATTGAATTTGGATGGTCCATTCAACAGCTTCATTGCCTCACGGGGATTGATCCCAATCCATGTTAGTGTAGCCCAAAGGCTTCCTTTCTTTGAGAACACACTTGATATTGTGCATTCCATACATATTCTAAGCAACTGGATTCCGGAAACTATGCTTGAGTTCACGCTCTATGACATATACAGGGTGTTAAGGCCAGGGGGGCTATTTTGGCTTGACCACTTCTTCTGCCAGGGGTCACAACTCAACGCCACTTACATTCCAATGTTGGATCGTATTGGATTCAAGAAACTAAGATGGAATGCTAGCAGGAAGCTTGATCGTGGAATTCATAAGAATGAGTGGTACTTTTCAGCTCTGTTGGAGAAACCAATGAAGTGA